The following coding sequences lie in one Candidatus Marinarcus aquaticus genomic window:
- a CDS encoding DUF2116 family Zn-ribbon domain-containing protein produces MSHCPFCKKKIAMSKAFCSRNCKENYFQLIAIQVPKPFLKRIFVFCTPEQREIEIENFANRHGWRLDLLKNKIDELAIEHGYTKTSE; encoded by the coding sequence ATGTCGCACTGCCCGTTTTGTAAGAAAAAGATTGCAATGAGCAAAGCATTCTGTTCAAGAAATTGTAAAGAGAACTACTTTCAATTGATTGCTATTCAAGTCCCAAAACCATTCTTAAAACGAATTTTTGTGTTTTGTACACCTGAACAACGAGAGATTGAAATTGAAAACTTTGCAAACAGACATGGATGGAGATTGGATCTTTTAAAAAACAAAATTGATGAACTGGCAATCGAACATGGATATACTAAAACAAGTGAATAA
- a CDS encoding response regulator transcription factor, producing the protein MLFLSNDLEVKSAVESDFDEYFKELKLVSSAVEALKLLKESRFDMLLIDSMMEDKNLDEFCEDLENNKISIPRLIISSEDTNENIVTAINCNAYTFLSKPIKQKDLRLAIIMCLNQTKRTDKLEFQNGIYFDEYRDQFYKEGGTLIEFTKLEKSFLKLLISKKSEIVDYELIKEVVWKGKDMSIFTMRNIVNKIRQKTYYEIIKNKSNRGYIIDSIKK; encoded by the coding sequence ATGTTATTTTTAAGTAATGATTTAGAGGTAAAAAGTGCCGTAGAATCAGACTTTGATGAGTATTTTAAAGAGCTAAAACTGGTTTCAAGTGCTGTTGAAGCACTGAAACTGTTAAAAGAGAGTCGATTTGATATGTTGTTGATCGATTCCATGATGGAAGATAAAAATCTTGATGAATTTTGTGAAGATTTAGAAAATAATAAAATTTCAATACCAAGATTAATCATCTCTTCTGAAGACACCAACGAAAATATAGTAACGGCCATTAACTGTAATGCATATACATTTTTATCAAAACCTATTAAACAAAAAGATTTACGTCTGGCTATTATTATGTGTTTAAACCAAACCAAACGTACTGATAAACTTGAGTTCCAAAATGGTATCTATTTTGATGAGTATCGAGACCAGTTCTATAAAGAGGGTGGAACACTTATTGAATTTACTAAATTAGAAAAATCATTTTTAAAACTGCTTATTTCTAAAAAGAGTGAAATCGTCGATTATGAATTGATTAAAGAAGTGGTTTGGAAAGGTAAAGATATGTCTATTTTTACCATGAGAAATATTGTCAATAAAATCAGACAAAAAACTTATTATGAGATCATTAAAAACAAATCAAATAGAGGATATATCATAGATTCTATAAAAAAATAA
- the polA gene encoding DNA polymerase I has translation MLQNNDMNDKQKTITVIDTFGFLFRSFYALPPLKSKTGFPTGLLTGFMNFISNIGKDFQTDYIVFALDSPGETFRNELYEEYKAHRQEVPQDLLTQLPIAISWIEKMGFKTAAKVGFEADDIVASIAHDAREKGLMVRIVSHDKDLYQLIDDDTIFLFDPIKKDVINEDKCVNKYGIKPKQFTDYQALIGDSADNIPGVRGVGAKTAEALLQTYETLDNIYANLEDIEKPRWKKLLEEGKEMAYLSKQLVTLKTDSHSIDILQEFELPKENPILKIEDILLEYDMNRIIDRVHQNGLNYKTTVPKQQSKEQYNYVLIQEKHKLLDIVRGIEDDSIVAFDTETTDLDTQKASIVGFSFAFDEKSAYYVPIAHNYLGVTDQITLEEAKEALEILNTHKLVLQNFKYDYQIIKNNFNIELKLYADTMILAWLLNTQEKVGLDFLADKYFHHKMVAFTDTVKKGENFSSVELEKACEYAAEDALFTFKIYHELLKEFKNKSCEHLLDVAQKVEFDFIYVLSEMESNGIKVDVNLLEKIKEENKLQLQALTTKIYEQAETEFNINSTKQLGVILFENLNLPTGKKTKTGYSTNEAVLTKLYDEHAIIPLLLEYREAYKLQSTYIEPLLELGLKNEQHRIHTSFLQTGTATGRLSSKNPNLQNIPVKSEAGRQIRHAFIAKEGNRLIGIDYSQIELRLLAHFSQDEALVEAFQKGLDIHMQTAIKIFGEEEAKEKRNIAKSINFGLLYGMGSKKLGETLGIPAKEAKVYIDSYFKAFSSVKEYLKSVEEYALEHGFVETLLERRRIFDFGSAAPMQKAMYLREAVNTKFQGSAADLIKLSMNKIYHKYKNNSDVKMLLQIHDELIFEVTSSKAQQIAEELKEIMVHVYELNIPLDVSVSIAKSWGELK, from the coding sequence ATGTTACAAAATAATGATATGAACGACAAGCAAAAGACCATCACCGTCATTGATACTTTTGGCTTTTTATTCAGAAGTTTTTATGCACTGCCACCACTGAAATCAAAAACAGGTTTCCCCACTGGACTGTTAACGGGTTTTATGAATTTTATCTCAAATATTGGAAAAGATTTTCAAACAGATTATATTGTATTTGCATTGGACTCACCAGGAGAGACGTTTAGAAATGAACTCTATGAAGAGTACAAAGCACATCGACAAGAAGTGCCGCAAGATCTCTTAACTCAACTTCCTATTGCCATTTCATGGATTGAAAAAATGGGTTTTAAAACCGCAGCTAAAGTAGGATTTGAAGCAGATGATATTGTGGCATCTATTGCACATGATGCGAGAGAAAAGGGCCTTATGGTTCGAATTGTGAGCCACGATAAAGACTTATACCAACTCATTGATGATGATACTATTTTTCTTTTTGACCCCATTAAAAAAGATGTCATTAATGAAGATAAATGTGTCAATAAATATGGTATTAAACCTAAGCAGTTTACTGATTACCAAGCGCTGATTGGAGACAGTGCAGATAATATTCCAGGAGTAAGAGGAGTAGGGGCCAAAACAGCTGAAGCCTTACTACAAACTTATGAAACGCTTGATAATATCTATGCTAATTTAGAGGACATCGAAAAACCAAGATGGAAAAAACTCCTCGAAGAAGGCAAAGAGATGGCCTATTTAAGCAAACAACTTGTTACACTTAAAACAGACTCTCACAGCATTGATATTCTTCAAGAGTTTGAACTTCCCAAAGAGAACCCCATTTTAAAAATTGAGGACATCTTACTTGAATACGACATGAATCGTATCATAGACCGTGTCCATCAAAATGGGCTTAACTACAAAACAACGGTTCCCAAACAGCAATCAAAAGAGCAGTACAATTATGTACTTATCCAAGAGAAACATAAACTACTTGATATTGTACGAGGTATTGAGGATGACTCGATTGTTGCTTTTGACACAGAAACGACCGATTTAGATACACAAAAAGCCTCTATTGTAGGTTTTTCATTTGCTTTTGATGAAAAAAGTGCATATTACGTACCAATAGCACATAACTACTTAGGAGTAACCGATCAAATTACTTTGGAAGAAGCTAAAGAGGCATTGGAAATTTTAAACACGCATAAACTGGTACTTCAAAACTTTAAATACGATTATCAAATCATTAAAAACAACTTTAATATTGAGTTGAAACTCTATGCAGATACCATGATTTTGGCATGGCTTTTAAACACACAAGAAAAAGTGGGCTTAGACTTTTTAGCCGATAAATATTTCCATCATAAAATGGTGGCTTTTACAGACACTGTTAAAAAAGGAGAAAATTTCTCTTCAGTAGAACTTGAAAAAGCGTGTGAGTATGCAGCAGAAGATGCTTTATTTACCTTTAAAATTTACCATGAACTTTTAAAAGAGTTTAAAAATAAATCATGCGAACATCTTCTTGATGTAGCACAAAAAGTGGAGTTTGATTTTATTTATGTGCTGTCTGAAATGGAGAGCAATGGAATTAAAGTGGATGTTAACCTCTTGGAAAAAATCAAAGAAGAGAACAAGCTCCAGTTGCAAGCATTAACAACAAAAATCTATGAACAAGCGGAAACAGAGTTTAATATCAACTCCACCAAACAGTTGGGTGTGATTCTGTTTGAAAACCTCAATTTGCCAACAGGAAAAAAGACCAAAACCGGTTACAGTACCAATGAAGCAGTCTTAACTAAACTCTATGATGAACATGCCATTATTCCTCTTTTATTGGAGTACAGAGAAGCATACAAACTTCAATCAACATACATTGAACCTCTTTTAGAGTTGGGACTTAAAAATGAGCAGCACCGTATTCATACCTCATTTTTACAAACAGGAACTGCTACGGGACGATTAAGCAGTAAAAACCCCAACTTACAGAACATTCCTGTAAAGAGTGAAGCAGGGCGACAAATACGACATGCGTTTATTGCTAAAGAGGGTAATAGACTCATCGGTATTGACTATTCACAAATTGAACTACGTCTGTTAGCACACTTTTCACAAGATGAAGCATTGGTTGAAGCTTTTCAAAAAGGCTTGGACATCCACATGCAAACAGCCATTAAAATCTTTGGTGAAGAGGAAGCCAAAGAGAAAAGAAACATTGCAAAATCCATTAACTTTGGATTATTGTATGGAATGGGAAGTAAAAAACTAGGAGAGACGTTAGGCATACCAGCAAAAGAGGCAAAAGTCTATATTGATTCATACTTCAAAGCATTCAGCAGTGTTAAAGAGTACTTAAAATCAGTTGAAGAGTATGCTTTAGAGCATGGTTTCGTTGAAACACTGCTTGAAAGAAGACGTATATTTGACTTTGGAAGTGCCGCTCCTATGCAAAAGGCAATGTATCTAAGAGAAGCAGTCAATACAAAATTTCAAGGAAGTGCCGCAGATTTAATTAAACTCTCTATGAATAAAATCTATCATAAGTATAAAAATAACAGCGATGTTAAAATGTTATTACAAATCCATGATGAATTGATTTTTGAAGTGACATCTTCAAAAGCCCAGCAAATTGCTGAAGAATTAAAAGAGATTATGGTGCACGTCTATGAGCTGAATATACCTTTGGATGTCAGTGTCAGCATTGCAAAAAGTTGGGGAGAACTGAAATAA
- a CDS encoding PAS domain S-box protein has product MSIDIEKLKQSNNELREIVNNSWDGIGIFDKSSKFIYVNNAFSPILGYKKEELLQHTFESFILDEYKEAFRNLLKANEQNQYSSEVQVVCQRKDNQKVYLQITVSLMLNKEFFVVSAKDITKQISDDEILDKYVLSSHTNLEGVITKVSSAFVALSGYKKEELIGQNQNDVIFKENSKEILDKYNAGLKSNQEWSGNLKCCKKDGAFFWISVKIKPIYNKYGDTTGYTYLMFDITNELTLTSQKRNLSNQVSVAQEEIKQKDKILIQQSKLAIMAETLQMVSHEWRQPLNIISIQAQKLELQYSMDMCPNPDEIVKVLENIKNTASELSSTIEEFQNYVSLKGGTKQITPSEIITKAIERFKQDQEANKIDIFKDIMEETPAFETYQNELTTILVNLFINSKEAILRNEVKNGVIKVKQYFVDNFIFFEVSDNGKGIKEEIIDKIFEPYFSTKDSQHGVGLGLYTCKMIIEMHLGGTIEVQNHAQGATFIIKLPMK; this is encoded by the coding sequence ATGTCCATTGATATAGAAAAGTTAAAGCAAAGTAACAACGAACTTCGAGAGATAGTTAATAACTCTTGGGATGGGATTGGTATCTTTGATAAATCAAGTAAGTTTATCTATGTAAATAACGCTTTTTCCCCTATTTTAGGCTATAAAAAAGAGGAACTTCTGCAACACACATTTGAATCATTTATTTTAGATGAATACAAAGAGGCTTTTAGAAACTTGTTAAAAGCCAATGAACAAAACCAATACAGCAGTGAAGTACAAGTTGTCTGCCAACGTAAAGATAATCAAAAAGTCTATTTGCAAATTACGGTCTCTTTGATGCTCAATAAAGAGTTTTTTGTCGTAAGTGCCAAAGATATCACCAAACAGATCTCCGATGATGAAATTTTAGATAAATATGTTCTTTCAAGTCACACCAATTTAGAAGGTGTGATTACAAAAGTGAGTTCAGCATTTGTTGCTTTATCTGGTTATAAAAAAGAGGAACTCATTGGACAAAACCAAAATGATGTTATTTTTAAAGAGAACTCAAAAGAGATACTCGATAAATACAATGCTGGTCTAAAAAGTAATCAAGAGTGGAGTGGGAACCTGAAGTGTTGTAAAAAAGATGGGGCTTTTTTTTGGATCAGCGTAAAAATCAAACCTATTTATAACAAATATGGGGATACCACGGGTTATACTTACTTGATGTTTGATATTACCAATGAGTTAACCTTAACGTCGCAAAAACGAAATCTTTCTAATCAAGTCAGTGTGGCACAAGAAGAGATCAAACAAAAAGATAAAATTTTAATCCAACAATCTAAATTGGCTATCATGGCCGAAACACTGCAAATGGTTTCGCATGAGTGGAGACAACCCTTGAATATCATCTCTATACAAGCACAAAAACTGGAGTTGCAATACAGTATGGATATGTGTCCTAACCCAGATGAGATAGTCAAAGTACTCGAAAATATTAAAAATACCGCCAGTGAGCTCTCTTCAACCATTGAAGAGTTTCAAAACTATGTGAGTTTAAAAGGGGGTACTAAACAGATCACACCTTCTGAAATCATCACCAAAGCCATTGAACGATTTAAGCAAGACCAAGAAGCCAACAAAATTGATATTTTCAAAGATATCATGGAAGAAACCCCTGCATTTGAGACCTATCAAAATGAATTGACCACCATTTTAGTGAATCTCTTTATCAACTCAAAAGAGGCTATTTTACGTAATGAGGTTAAAAATGGTGTGATTAAAGTGAAGCAATATTTTGTGGATAATTTTATTTTCTTTGAAGTCAGTGATAATGGCAAAGGAATAAAAGAGGAAATTATTGATAAAATATTTGAACCTTACTTTAGTACCAAAGATTCACAACATGGAGTTGGTTTGGGTCTTTATACGTGTAAAATGATCATAGAGATGCACTTAGGCGGAACCATTGAGGTTCAAAATCATGCGCAAGGTGCTACCTTTATAATTAAACTTCCAATGAAATAA
- the kdsB gene encoding 3-deoxy-manno-octulosonate cytidylyltransferase produces the protein MIIIPARLNSSRFANKILVDILGLPMVIRTAKQVSSLDDVVIATDSQEVIDLAQAHGVKAVMTSSEHQSGTDRINEAANILNLSDDEVIVNVQGDEPFIEPEVVEAVINRVKEIQSNNEDIMMVSCHKKISSELADDPNHVKVLLDGNSNAIYFSRSKIPYHRDHYESASYFGHLGIYGFTKKSLNNFCSLDMAPIEHIEKLEQLRAIYFGNRVAMVEVESKSFGIDTEEDLKNALKLFT, from the coding sequence ATGATAATTATTCCTGCACGACTCAATTCAAGTCGTTTTGCAAATAAAATTTTAGTAGATATCTTAGGTTTACCGATGGTAATTCGTACAGCAAAACAAGTGAGCAGTTTAGATGACGTGGTGATTGCAACAGACTCACAAGAAGTAATTGATTTAGCACAAGCACATGGTGTAAAAGCAGTGATGACTTCAAGTGAACATCAAAGCGGAACGGACAGAATCAATGAAGCTGCCAATATTTTGAACTTAAGTGATGATGAAGTGATTGTGAATGTTCAAGGAGATGAACCTTTTATAGAACCAGAAGTGGTGGAAGCTGTGATTAATCGAGTTAAAGAGATACAAAGCAATAATGAAGATATTATGATGGTGAGCTGTCATAAAAAAATCTCTTCAGAACTTGCTGATGATCCCAATCATGTGAAAGTACTTCTTGATGGCAACAGCAACGCCATTTATTTTTCTCGAAGTAAAATTCCTTATCACCGCGACCATTATGAAAGTGCTTCTTATTTTGGACATTTGGGTATTTATGGTTTTACAAAAAAGAGTTTGAACAATTTTTGCTCACTTGATATGGCACCCATTGAACACATTGAAAAGCTTGAACAACTGCGAGCCATCTACTTTGGAAACAGGGTTGCAATGGTTGAAGTGGAGTCAAAATCTTTTGGTATTGATACCGAAGAAGATTTAAAAAATGCTCTAAAACTGTTCACATAA
- a CDS encoding EAL domain-containing protein, with translation MHYRVLFCSEQIHLNEQLISQLQQEVHNITIHQIQEMKDLLSNLSEFDVLFVSSKLLNEKLNQELLKLNINNTPIVYITEDFKKEPVFIQTTALDYIVSSCVEDELLMKVKKYNTLFNKYEQIGSFATSVMDSNMLPLFLVKNEKIFYANAMLLKVLKYKTLEELQAANLDEIFCHNFHYHCQEKNNQWFQKSLENENTRVYTLNKNKEHTHEVKTSYLEEFDTYVVNLNDITKEIEHEQRVKTILYTDALTQQENRSKLIHDLRYGEEEINSICLIDINSFKEINDFYGHKTGDQILIQVTELILDKLKNIKHMKLYKLPADIYCVTNLKANKKEFTTLIASLIEAIDKHVFVIDQYEIDVRVTSGISYSLKTNKLITADLALQAAKKDHKDYLVFFDELDNIEEYKNNMIWTKKLKTAIAKDNIIVYYQPLINNQTMKVEKYECLVRMIDEDSIISPFFFLDISKKSNQYHKITRSVIRKSCKEFENLNFEFSINISYEDIEEPSFLGFIKETFQLYDVANRVVFEILEDEGIKNYKTLTDFILEVKKMGCKVAIDDFGTGYSNFEHLLKMNIDYLKIDASLVKNIVHDENSYKVTKTIIEFAKNLNLKTIAEYVENHEIFEVVRDLGADYSQGYYFSAPLESPTLSCFKNKDKND, from the coding sequence ATGCACTACAGAGTTCTTTTTTGCAGTGAACAGATTCATCTCAATGAACAATTGATATCTCAACTTCAACAAGAAGTTCATAATATTACGATTCATCAAATTCAAGAGATGAAAGACCTTCTTTCTAATCTATCAGAATTTGATGTTTTGTTTGTTTCAAGTAAGCTTTTAAATGAAAAACTCAATCAAGAGCTTCTCAAACTCAACATCAATAACACTCCTATTGTCTATATAACTGAAGATTTTAAAAAAGAACCAGTTTTTATACAAACAACAGCTTTGGATTATATTGTCAGTTCATGTGTTGAAGATGAACTTCTTATGAAAGTTAAAAAGTACAACACACTTTTTAATAAATACGAACAAATTGGAAGTTTTGCAACTTCGGTTATGGATTCAAATATGTTGCCTTTGTTTTTGGTTAAAAATGAGAAGATTTTTTATGCCAATGCAATGCTTTTAAAGGTGTTAAAATATAAAACACTTGAAGAGTTACAAGCAGCAAACTTGGATGAAATATTTTGTCATAATTTTCATTATCACTGTCAAGAGAAGAATAATCAATGGTTTCAAAAATCACTGGAAAATGAGAATACCAGAGTCTATACGCTCAATAAAAATAAAGAACACACCCATGAGGTTAAAACAAGCTATTTAGAAGAGTTTGATACTTATGTGGTGAACTTAAATGATATTACAAAAGAGATAGAGCATGAACAAAGAGTTAAGACGATTCTTTACACGGATGCTCTTACACAACAAGAGAACAGAAGTAAACTGATTCATGATTTACGTTATGGAGAAGAAGAGATCAACTCAATTTGTCTTATTGATATCAACTCTTTTAAAGAAATCAATGACTTTTATGGACATAAAACAGGTGATCAAATACTTATTCAAGTCACTGAACTCATTCTTGACAAACTTAAAAACATTAAACACATGAAGCTTTACAAACTTCCCGCTGATATTTACTGTGTTACCAATCTTAAAGCCAACAAAAAAGAGTTTACAACACTTATAGCTTCACTGATTGAAGCCATAGACAAGCATGTTTTTGTGATTGATCAATATGAGATTGATGTGCGTGTGACTTCAGGGATTTCATACTCTTTAAAAACCAATAAACTTATTACTGCTGATTTGGCGTTGCAAGCAGCCAAGAAAGACCACAAGGATTATTTGGTCTTTTTTGACGAACTGGACAATATTGAAGAGTACAAAAACAATATGATTTGGACTAAAAAGCTTAAAACAGCCATTGCAAAAGATAATATCATTGTCTATTATCAGCCATTAATTAATAATCAAACAATGAAAGTAGAAAAATATGAGTGTTTGGTGAGAATGATTGATGAAGACTCTATTATCTCTCCTTTTTTCTTTTTAGATATTTCTAAAAAATCGAATCAGTATCATAAAATAACACGTTCCGTGATACGAAAATCGTGCAAAGAGTTTGAGAATCTCAACTTTGAGTTCAGTATCAATATCTCTTATGAAGATATTGAAGAACCAAGTTTTTTAGGCTTTATTAAAGAGACATTTCAATTGTATGATGTGGCCAACAGAGTCGTTTTTGAAATTTTAGAAGATGAAGGCATTAAAAACTATAAAACTTTGACGGATTTTATCTTAGAAGTTAAAAAAATGGGGTGCAAAGTAGCCATTGATGACTTTGGAACAGGTTATTCTAACTTTGAACACCTTCTTAAAATGAACATTGACTATCTTAAAATTGATGCCTCATTGGTGAAAAATATTGTGCATGATGAGAATTCATACAAAGTAACGAAAACCATCATTGAGTTTGCTAAAAATCTAAATTTAAAAACCATTGCTGAATATGTAGAGAATCATGAAATTTTTGAAGTGGTCCGTGATTTGGGTGCAGATTATTCACAAGGTTACTATTTTTCAGCACCATTAGAGTCACCTACTTTGTCATGTTTTAAAAATAAGGATAAGAATGATTAA
- a CDS encoding diguanylate cyclase — MINKKILTNIKVLYVEDEDDVRNFTAKTLSAVVKEVVLASNGQEGVDKFKLHPDIDLIITDINMPKLGGLEMCEEIQHINKDIPIVITSAHNDPDFLKKAIDIGVDAYAMKPVDLYQLLECMVKAIEPIYLRKQLEEINSSLENKVEEGIKQVKLILDSQDNIVVVTDGAKISQVNKKFLDFFKIDSLDDFLKKNQCIFSCFKQEDNFFSCPNVILDETWIDALKKLPEINRVVKIDNCHGEERIFAIKIHEYEAESMHYVISFTDITEIKEKSNLLEYQANHDQLTGLYNRQKFQSIFSKEINRTLRYKDELSLIMLDIDFFKIINDTYGHETGDRVLCDVSKVIQNSIRQSDSAVRWGGEEFIILLPETNLENAMAVAYKIKENLELFSFEYINNREVTASFGVTQLNATDTDNTFINRADQALYEAKRQGRNRIIKA; from the coding sequence ATGATTAATAAAAAGATCTTGACCAATATAAAAGTATTGTATGTCGAAGATGAAGACGATGTACGAAACTTTACAGCCAAAACTTTAAGTGCCGTTGTAAAAGAGGTGGTTTTGGCTTCAAATGGTCAAGAAGGGGTAGATAAGTTTAAACTGCACCCTGATATTGATTTAATTATCACTGATATTAATATGCCCAAGTTGGGTGGTTTGGAGATGTGTGAAGAGATTCAGCACATCAATAAAGATATTCCTATTGTCATTACATCCGCACATAACGATCCTGATTTTTTGAAAAAAGCAATTGATATTGGGGTTGATGCTTATGCAATGAAACCAGTAGACTTATATCAGTTGTTAGAGTGTATGGTTAAAGCCATTGAACCTATTTATCTTAGAAAACAGCTTGAAGAGATCAACAGCTCGTTAGAAAACAAAGTTGAAGAAGGAATTAAACAAGTTAAACTTATATTGGATTCTCAAGATAATATCGTTGTAGTAACAGATGGTGCCAAAATCAGTCAAGTCAATAAAAAGTTTTTAGACTTTTTCAAAATAGATTCATTAGATGATTTTTTAAAAAAGAATCAGTGCATTTTTTCATGTTTTAAACAAGAAGATAACTTTTTTTCTTGTCCTAATGTAATATTGGATGAGACTTGGATTGATGCACTTAAAAAACTCCCTGAAATTAATCGTGTGGTTAAGATTGATAATTGCCATGGAGAAGAGCGTATTTTTGCCATTAAAATCCATGAATATGAAGCAGAAAGCATGCATTACGTTATTTCATTTACGGATATTACCGAAATTAAAGAAAAATCCAATTTGTTAGAGTATCAAGCCAATCATGATCAGCTTACGGGACTTTATAATCGACAAAAATTCCAATCTATTTTTTCAAAAGAGATTAATCGTACACTTCGATATAAAGATGAACTCTCACTGATTATGCTTGATATAGACTTCTTTAAAATCATCAATGATACTTATGGACATGAAACAGGGGACAGAGTGTTGTGTGATGTTTCAAAAGTGATTCAAAACAGTATAAGGCAATCTGACAGTGCAGTACGTTGGGGTGGAGAGGAGTTTATTATTTTGCTTCCTGAAACCAATTTAGAAAATGCGATGGCCGTTGCTTATAAAATAAAAGAGAATTTAGAGTTATTCAGTTTTGAATATATCAATAATCGAGAGGTTACAGCAAGCTTTGGTGTGACTCAACTCAATGCAACAGATACAGATAATACTTTTATAAATCGTGCAGATCAAGCTTTATATGAAGCAAAAAGACAAGGTCGAAACCGAATCATTAAAGCATAA
- the lptB gene encoding LPS export ABC transporter ATP-binding protein, with translation MHKLEIKNITKSIKKTQILHGISLEVRSGEVVGLLGPNGAGKTTSFYTVCGLVQPSSGEVYFDDVNITNLPLHKRALKGIGYLPQESSIFKDLSIEENLMLAAQVITHDKIEQHKRVEELLAVFNIEPIRQRKGISLSGGERRRTEIARALISQPKFLLLDEPFAGVDPIAVKDIQEIIHQLAKRAIGILITDHNVRETLQICDRAYVMKSGNVLASGNAEDIKTDGSVREHYLGESFTF, from the coding sequence ATGCATAAATTAGAGATAAAAAATATTACAAAAAGTATTAAAAAAACACAAATTCTACACGGTATCTCTTTGGAAGTGAGAAGTGGAGAAGTGGTAGGACTTTTAGGCCCCAATGGAGCAGGTAAAACAACCAGCTTTTATACCGTATGCGGTTTGGTTCAACCAAGCAGTGGAGAGGTCTATTTTGATGATGTGAACATCACCAACTTACCACTTCATAAACGAGCACTCAAAGGAATAGGGTACTTGCCACAAGAGTCCTCTATTTTTAAAGATTTAAGCATAGAAGAGAACTTGATGCTTGCTGCACAAGTGATTACCCATGATAAGATTGAACAACACAAAAGAGTGGAAGAGTTGCTTGCAGTTTTTAATATTGAACCCATTCGACAACGTAAAGGTATCTCACTTTCAGGTGGTGAACGACGTCGAACTGAAATTGCGCGCGCACTCATTTCTCAACCTAAGTTTCTTCTTTTAGATGAACCTTTTGCAGGAGTTGACCCCATTGCTGTTAAAGATATTCAAGAGATCATTCATCAACTTGCAAAAAGAGCTATTGGGATTTTAATTACAGACCACAACGTTCGTGAAACACTTCAAATTTGTGACAGAGCTTATGTAATGAAGAGTGGAAATGTCCTTGCAAGTGGAAATGCAGAAGATATTAAAACAGATGGAAGTGTTCGAGAACACTATTTAGGAGAGAGTTTCACTTTCTAA
- the tsaE gene encoding tRNA (adenosine(37)-N6)-threonylcarbamoyltransferase complex ATPase subunit type 1 TsaE → MTKHTLTLHEDELEKIIALLDKNIQDRDVVVLLQGDLASGKTTLVQNYLKYNEIQSEVTSPTFCLQNVYDGDIYHYDVYNKTLEEFISLGLLEEFEKKGIHFVEWGDDTLVELLTSYGFDIIKIKIEKLENKRRYTIYA, encoded by the coding sequence TTGACAAAACATACGTTAACACTGCATGAAGATGAACTTGAAAAAATCATTGCACTTTTAGATAAAAATATACAAGACAGAGATGTTGTTGTTTTACTGCAAGGTGATTTGGCCAGTGGTAAAACCACACTGGTTCAAAACTATTTAAAATACAATGAGATACAAAGTGAAGTGACATCCCCTACATTTTGTCTTCAAAATGTCTATGATGGGGATATTTATCACTATGATGTATATAATAAAACACTTGAAGAGTTTATCTCATTAGGTTTGTTAGAAGAGTTTGAAAAAAAAGGAATACATTTTGTCGAGTGGGGTGATGATACTTTGGTTGAACTTTTAACCAGTTATGGTTTTGATATTATCAAAATCAAAATAGAAAAATTAGAGAATAAAAGGCGATACACAATCTATGCATAA